One Dromiciops gliroides isolate mDroGli1 chromosome 3, mDroGli1.pri, whole genome shotgun sequence DNA segment encodes these proteins:
- the POU2AF1 gene encoding POU domain class 2-associating factor 1 has protein sequence MSHAEVGEELFQNGPEKAAAPWALAVKNTKPLPEKLYYQKASAPEQAPPRPYQGVRVKEPVKELLRRKRGLANSGLTVAATTVVLPHQPLATYATMGPSCLDMEVPASTVTEEGALCTGWLSQPAPATLQPLAPWTPYPEYMPHEGVSCPYSTDMYVQPVCPSYTVVGPSSVLTYASQPLITNFTTRNATPTGGPQLEATEHQAPLTYFSWPQPISALPTSTLQYQPPTPTLPGPQFVPLPISIPEPIPQDLEDTRRAINTLPIEKLLLEEEESDTYVMNHTLSVEGF, from the exons ATGTCACATGCTGAGGTGGGCGAGGAATTGTTTCAAAATGGTCCAGAGAAGGCTGCAGCCCCATGGGCCTTGGCAGTCAAGAACACAAAGCCTCTCCCAGA gaagttgtatTATCAGAAGG CATCTGCTCCTGAGCAGGCGCCACCCCGGCCATACCAAGGTGTCCGAGTGAAGGAGCCAGTGAAAGAACTTCTGAGGAGGAAGCGTGGCCTCGCCAATAGCGGGCTCACAGTGGCGGCAACCACG gtgGTGTTGCCCCATCAACCCCTTGCAACCTATGCCACAATGG GGCCATCCTGCCTGGACATGGAGGTCCCTGCATCCACAGTGACAGAAGAAGGGGCCCTGTGTACCGGCTGGCTGTCCCAGCCTGCTCCTGCCACCCTGCAGCCCTTGGCACCATGGACACCCTACCCCGAGTATATGCCTCATGAAGGTGTCAGCTGCCCTTACTCTACTGATATGTATGTTCAGCCAGTGTGCCCCAGCTACACGGTGGTTGGACCCTCTTCAGTGCTGACTTATGCCTCCCAGCCACTCATCACCAACTTCACG ACCAGAAATGCCACGCCAACAGGTGGGCCTCAGTTGGAGGCTACAGAGCACCAAGCACCTCTAACTTACTTCTCATGGCCTCAGCCCATTTCAGCTCTGCCCACTTCTACCCTGCAGTACCAGCCCCCAACCCCTACACTGCCTGGGCCACAGTTCGTACCCCTCCCAATCTCCATCCCAGAGCCAATCCCTCAGGACCTGGAAGATACAAGGAGGGCAATCAATACTCTACCCATAGAGAAACTGCtcctagaagaagaagaaagtgatacTTATGTGATGAATCACACTCTGTCTGTGGAAGGGTTTTAA